Proteins found in one Planctomycetia bacterium genomic segment:
- the recQ gene encoding DNA helicase RecQ produces MEQLRGILRQVWGFESFRPLQAESMRSVVEGRDSVVVLPTGGGKSLCFQAPALAMDGVAVVLSPLISLMKDQIDALRDNGVAAASVNSAMSAGERQQVANDVRAGRLKLLYMSPERLMNERTLDFLHDQRVSFFAIDEAHCISDWGHDFRPEYRMLRALKEQFPEVGVHAYTATATPRVREDIARELHLRDPEILVGSFDRPNLNYRVVRRKDVFSQLRDVVERFPDDSGIVYCIRRADVDELCARLCAAGYAALPYHAGLGDDDRRRNQDGFINDRARIIVATVAFGMGIDKSNVRYVIHAASPKSLEAYQQESGRAGRDGLEAECWLFWSPQDFLTWRKIQQDLPPDAYQVAMEVLQGIDRYCSALECRHRLLVRHFGQDLEAKNCGACDVCLGGVELIEDRLIIAQKILSCVLRLKESFGAEYTSQVLIGDTDEKIATRGHDRLSTYGLLREHDKRHIREWIDQLQGQGFLVRAGEYNVLQVTQPGWQVLRGETLPMLAKPHVRERKSRKTARTSSSSSTDAGRIDLGSWEGVDRELFDALRKLRRQKADEKGLPPFIVFGDATLRDMARRRPSTLPAMRHVHGVGDKKLADYGTEFVAAIVEHCERTGVALDANVEFVEAVEPEPEEAPAPKQLSPIKATAFAMFAMGKSLEAVQQATGRALSTTAQYLFEFIEDHRISDASPWLDTETFRRISLAGLKVGTERLKPIFDELGGDVSYDQIRIAIGCLRNVPSDE; encoded by the coding sequence GGCGTCGCCGTGGTGTTGTCGCCGCTGATCTCGCTGATGAAGGACCAGATCGACGCCCTCCGCGATAACGGCGTCGCCGCCGCCAGCGTGAATAGCGCGATGTCCGCCGGCGAACGTCAGCAGGTCGCCAACGACGTCCGCGCCGGCCGCTTGAAGCTGCTCTATATGTCGCCCGAGCGGCTGATGAACGAGCGGACGCTCGATTTTCTCCACGACCAGCGCGTCTCGTTCTTCGCCATCGACGAGGCGCATTGCATCAGCGACTGGGGCCATGATTTCCGGCCTGAGTATCGCATGCTCCGCGCGCTCAAGGAGCAATTCCCCGAAGTCGGCGTCCACGCCTACACCGCCACCGCCACACCGCGGGTGCGCGAGGACATCGCCCGGGAATTGCATCTGCGCGATCCGGAAATACTCGTCGGCTCGTTCGACCGGCCGAACTTGAACTATCGCGTCGTGCGCCGCAAGGACGTGTTCAGCCAACTGCGCGACGTCGTCGAGCGCTTTCCGGACGACTCCGGCATCGTCTACTGCATCCGCCGCGCGGATGTCGACGAACTTTGCGCACGCTTGTGCGCGGCCGGCTACGCGGCGCTGCCCTATCACGCGGGTTTGGGGGACGACGACCGCCGCCGCAACCAAGACGGCTTCATCAACGATCGCGCGCGCATCATCGTCGCCACCGTCGCCTTCGGCATGGGCATCGACAAATCCAACGTCCGCTACGTGATTCACGCCGCGTCGCCGAAAAGTCTGGAAGCCTATCAGCAGGAAAGCGGCCGCGCCGGGCGCGACGGCCTGGAGGCCGAGTGCTGGTTGTTCTGGTCGCCGCAAGACTTCCTCACCTGGCGCAAGATTCAGCAGGACCTGCCGCCGGACGCCTATCAGGTTGCGATGGAAGTTCTGCAAGGGATCGATCGCTATTGCTCGGCGCTCGAGTGCCGGCACCGGCTGCTAGTCCGCCATTTCGGACAAGACCTGGAGGCAAAAAACTGCGGCGCCTGCGACGTCTGTCTCGGCGGCGTGGAATTGATCGAGGATCGCCTGATCATCGCGCAGAAAATCTTGTCCTGCGTGCTGCGATTAAAGGAATCGTTCGGCGCGGAATACACGTCGCAAGTTTTGATCGGGGACACGGACGAAAAAATCGCCACGCGCGGCCACGATCGCCTGAGCACCTACGGGCTCCTGCGCGAACATGACAAGCGGCATATTCGCGAGTGGATCGACCAGCTTCAGGGACAAGGTTTTCTGGTCCGCGCCGGCGAATACAACGTATTGCAGGTCACGCAGCCGGGCTGGCAAGTGTTGCGCGGCGAGACCCTGCCGATGTTGGCGAAGCCGCATGTCCGTGAACGCAAATCGCGAAAGACCGCGCGCACTTCGAGTAGCTCCTCCACGGACGCCGGGCGGATCGATCTCGGCTCCTGGGAAGGCGTCGATCGCGAACTGTTCGACGCGCTCCGCAAACTCCGCCGTCAAAAAGCCGACGAAAAAGGCCTCCCGCCGTTCATCGTCTTCGGCGACGCCACGCTCCGCGACATGGCGCGCCGCCGGCCGTCGACGCTGCCGGCCATGCGCCACGTCCATGGCGTCGGTGACAAGAAGCTTGCCGATTACGGCACGGAATTCGTCGCCGCGATCGTAGAGCATTGCGAACGCACCGGCGTCGCCTTGGATGCGAATGTCGAGTTCGTCGAAGCTGTCGAGCCGGAGCCGGAGGAAGCGCCCGCGCCGAAACAACTTTCGCCCATCAAGGCCACGGCCTTCGCGATGTTCGCCATGGGGAAATCGTTGGAAGCAGTGCAGCAAGCTACCGGCCGCGCGCTATCGACCACCGCGCAATATCTCTTTGAATTCATCGAAGATCACCGTATCAGCGACGCCAGCCCCTGGCTCGACACGGAAACGTTTCGACGCATCAGCCTCGCGGGTCTCAAGGTCGGCACCGAACGCCTCAAGCCAATCTTCGACGAACTCGGCGGCGACGTCAGCTACGACCAGATTCGCATCGCGATCGGATGTTTGCGAAACGTGCCGAGCGACGAATAG